In the Podospora pseudocomata strain CBS 415.72m chromosome 5, whole genome shotgun sequence genome, one interval contains:
- a CDS encoding hypothetical protein (EggNog:ENOG503P8VE; COG:S): MRLTTTLISLLLGSVAEAGPLQWRRGSNGNGHQGRRTVEEEEGVGRMKWARQFNTTVGGPVITTRTNIETTVVTTIVPETTVTEIEEAVPTTTTRSLVSQVTLPLVGAPETSAGAGLETSTAEATVTGLPGATVSSIASSGVESSVGETSVGEVTATETLATETSTVETSTVETSTAETSETATASLETSLVETSTPATSLASETETSVETSKPLPTSSTPLIISSFLTLSATATGTASTDLTSTATTEPADLTSSPTETGATSTLPTETASTPATSAANVTVTGEPNTAIPTAITNLPTATASIPTNEFRNNIALAQEYNTIFSETTMSTACNVGQAACVNHNVVKCSENGNNFELQRECPSGTACFAMPLNNTVNGVIIGCVDPDLAQETLGIVPADMIPNLPSDAPSTPPATTAPASSTPADTFTATATITVSSGVGTVTETDVDTTPTESPAQSITSTATITISTGIETVTQTGEAPIQTETTPLTTAITKTATIDLTSETITMTITLSPTPRFPQLDETIIPLPTTTDLPSVEPFLPAPVESEPLQTSATPPPIIFPTPEPVPTTTTTRTRLSVIPIEDTTTITTTATPTPIPEQTTTIPDVANGGQEKEATVTVTERETVTEQVRETVTVTVGA; encoded by the exons ATGCGCCTTACAACAACATTAATATCGCTACTTTTGGGGTCGGTTGCAGAGGCCGGTCCTCTtcagtggaggaggggatcgaatgggaatgggcatcaggggaggaggacggtggaggaggaggagggggtggggaggatgaagtgGGCGAGGCAGTTTAATACTACCGTTGGGGGGCCGGTGATCACGACGCGTACGAACATCGAGACCACGGTTGTGACGACGATTGTGCCG GAGACGACGGTGAcggagattgaggaggctgtACCTACTACAACGACGAGGAGTTTGGTTAGCCAGGTCACGCTGCCGTTGGTTGGGGCGCCGGAGACGAGCGCcggggcggggttggagacTTCTACTGCTGAGGCGACGGTGACGGGCTTACCTGGGGCTACAGTCAGCTCGATTGCGAGTTCGGGGGTGGAGAGTTCTGTGGGTGAGACGTCGGTGGGGGAGGTTACTGCTACCGAGACTCTTGCGACTGAGACCTCTACTGTTGAAACTTCGACTGTCGAGACTTCAACAGCGGAGACATCGGAGACCGCGACTGCTTCCCTCGAGACCTCTCTAGTCGAAACATCCACGCCCGCCACGAGCCTCGCCAGTGAGACGGAGACCTCCGTTGAGACATCAAAGCCGTTGCCAACTTCAAGCACGCCGCTGATTATTTCCTCCTTTCTTACTCTATCGGCCACCGCGACTGGGACTGCTAGTACCGATCTCACCAGCACCGCTACTACCGAACCCGCCGACCTCACAAGCAGCCCGACAGAGACTGGTGCTACTAGCACTCTCCCTACCGAAACCGCATCAACACCGGCCACCTCAGCCGCCaacgtcaccgtcaccggcGAGCCCAACACCGCCAttcccaccgccatcaccaacctcccaaccgCGACCGCAAGCATCCCCACCAATGAGTTCAGAAACAACATTGCCCTGGCCCAGGAGTacaacaccatcttctcaGAAACCACCATGTCCACCGCCTGCAACGTAGGCCAGGCCGCCTGCGTCAACCACAACGTTGTGAAGTGCTCCGAGAATGGAAACAACTTTGAGCTTCAGCGCGAGTGCCCCTCCGGCACAGCCTGCTTCGCCATGCCCTTGAACAATACGGTCAACGGCGTCATCATCGGGTGCGTCGATCCTGATCTGGCGCAGGAGACCTTGGGAATTGTGCCAGCGGATATGATCCCCAATCTCCCAAGCGATGccccttccactcctcccGCAACGACTGCACCTGCCTCGAGCACACCAGCGGATACATTCaccgcaacagcaaccatcACAGTCTCTTCCGGCGTCGGAACAGTCACCGAAACAGACGTCGATACTACCCCCACAGAGTCACCAGCACAATCCATCACCAGCACAGCAACCATCACGATCTCGACCGGCATCGAGACAGTCACCCAAACAGGGGAAGCTCCCATCCAAACCGAGacaacccccctcacaaccgccatcaccaaaactGCCACCATCGACCTGACCTCAGAAACAATAACCATGACCATCACCCTCAGCCCAACCCCCCGCTTCCCCCAACTCGACGAGACCattatccccctccccacaacaaCCGACCTCCCAAGCGTCgaacccttcctccccgcGCCTGTCGAGAGCGAACCCCTCCAAACATcagccacccctcccccgatcATCTTTCCCACTCCTGAGCCGGttccaaccacaacaacgacgaGGACAAGATTGTCGGTTATTCCTATCgaggacaccaccaccatcaccaccaccgccactcccactcctATTCCAgagcaaacaacaacaatcccAGACGTGGCAAACGGAGGGCAGGAGAAAGAGGCAACGGTCACGGTGACGGAGAGGGAGACAGTGACGGAGCAGGTGCGGGAGACGGTGACGGTTACTGTTGGTGCTTAA
- a CDS encoding hypothetical protein (COG:H; EggNog:ENOG503NZI2), with the protein MRVLDSWPSTGHDLEFNELIPTHDKTEAAILNQLRPLLPASLDHLPLLQNQDEPSPVVDSLPPSSPPVLPAQCHAIFPDAHSLPPVSMPGPEDSSWSPPPILPDNCRAILPDAPCLPPVSLPEPQGSCSSQSLEPELVSLEMAVVAQAVIAQTSEILEEAPETLNETPAPCLPSPVPPNQQLSVEIPVSTLVTPRSQHDGFVPPFPVVKERIAVQALKEAHGAMDGDFMEFDLDRFSFYLDTKHYPLEMRSLQHIGMRKPTDRYYFDGVLSWKGHKYFVQKVEVAELPIGNYGVEHPSVDGEVWVRSVFNSRNEVYYRLRRPTVEYKRFYEPFVWAMDLAKHVVDYAGYLLQENRSLCLEVFKNSFSEWLESTHGGSDAFRKWRRQYPRIDFRVAVANNIDFIWKEVFGVHGEKKAGSMRLFREAMNLDIYESTKAVPELPKLLEGRPMKQDVEVAPTIVTPYINELFGHMVLGKVFHVVSSPDGGLRTPVPAREATPDVQIKMECNVPGRRRGTTQFLPLDVTDAIQVGDTISTPHDDESTNTKWKKEEGVTDSRWFGLVQKVYKAKDGARSFDVTWLYRPAETPCCLMRYPWPNELFLSDHCTCEEGKHARVKEHEVMAVHKANWFGSPETSGDDFFVRHTYIVEHRRWVSLQESHIRCSHGSEKLGYKSGDTVLVLLNLSDKYTEPCEIVKVFKQGKTIFVRLRRLLRRGEVDSVVKNAAANELVYTDKFVVMKPDRITGRCQVRVFEADSPIPSPYNRGGTGNLFYITHQLDGTRQKVVPLGNIPLTLRQGFDPRADNVRKLRGMDLFCGSGNLGRGLEDGGAIEMRWAADTWDKAIHTYMANAPDQDIVHPFYGSVDDLLRLALEGKFSDNVPRPGDVEVISAGSPCPGFSLLTIDKKDLKQTKNQSMVASFAAFIDFYRPKYAVLENVASIVQAHQNRSQDTLSQLFCAVIGLGYQAQLVNGDAWTHGAPQSRNRVFLLIATPDVRLPEAPAPSHSHYPGTKQRGIGKLCNGEAYVRRFLDIPTPFKYTSSSEATADLPDIIDGMVDACVSHPEHRLTIGFTGTIRQQVAVIPIFPHGMNFVKTWNGGNGVMTAADRELFPSGEGTMRGRVASTAQGWSRLAPNLTFPTITTALDPRDARTANGLHWRESRPFTLAEARRAQGFSEEEVLLGRQSDKWKLVGNSVSRHMAVALGLKFREAWTGCLGDDGRGRREGTMETSVEDAVEEQLRREEWEEMAGLVATNVDEVEGVEINGYGNRVLSEETVKGGWGGIKIQQVGRVMVARMAERASTAGSSKVAQSESDNAVQSLPSPCTSPEKSPGPTIVRISGDDGH; encoded by the exons atgagggtgctGGATTCGTGGCCCTCCACGGGACATGACCTCGAGTTCAATGAGCTCATCCCAACGCATGATAAGACGGAAGCTGCCATCTTGAACCAACTACGGCCGTTGCTCCCAGCATCTCTGGATCATCTGCCTCTCCTTCAGAACCAGGATGAGCCGTCACCAGTAGTCGACTCAttaccaccatcatcaccgccagtCCTGCCAGCACAATGTCATGCGATTTTCCCAGACGCACATTCCCTGCCGCCAGTGTCCATGCCAGGGCCAGAAGACTCGTCCTGGTCACCGCCCCCAATATTGCCAGACAACTGCCGCGCAATCCTCCCAGATGCACCTTGCCTGCCGCCAGTATCATTGCCGGAACCTCAGGGATCATGCTCATCACAGTCTCTAGAGCCCGAACTTGTCAGTTTGGAAATGGCGGTTGTCGCCCAGGCAGTCATCGCCCAGACATCGGAAATTCTCGAGGAGGCACCAGAAACCCTCAATGAGACACCAGCACCTTGTTTGCCTAGCCCGGTCCCTCCAAATCAGCAACTTTCTGTCGAGATACCTGTTTCGACACTTGTTACGCCAAGATCCCAGCACGATGGATTTGTACCTCCCTTCCCCGTGGTTAAGGAGCGCATTGCGGTGCAGGCCCTGAAGGAGGCCCATGGCGCCATGGATGGCGATTTCATGGAATTTGACTTGGACCGGTTCTCGTTCTATCTGGATACGAAACACTATCCTTTGGAAATGAGGTCATTGCAGCACATAGGCATGAGGAAACCCACCGACCGGTACTACTTTGACGGTGTGCTCAGCTGGAAGGGTCACAAGTACTTTGTTCAGAAAGTCGAGGTGGCTGAACTTCCCATCGGCAACTATGGGGTTGAGCACCCGAGCGTGGATGGCGAAGTCTGGGTTCGTTCGGTCTTTAATTCGAGAAATGAGGTCTACTATCGACTGCGGAGGCCAACGGTTGAATACAAAAGGTTTTACGAACCGTTTGTATGGGCCATGGATCTCGCCAAGCACGTCGTCGACTATGCTGGTTACTTGCTCCAGGAAAACCGCAGTCTTTGTCTCGAAGTCTTCAAGAATTCTTTCTCTGAGTGGCTTGAGAGCACCCATGGCGGATCTGACGCTTTCCGAAAGTGGCGGCGACAGTATCCTAGGATTGACTTCAGGGTTGCAGTCGCCAACAACATCGACTTTATTTGGAAAGAAGTCTTTGGGGTTcatggggaaaagaaggccgGCTCGATGAGGCTATTTCGGGAGGCGATGAATCTCGATATCTACGAGTCTACCAAAGCTGTGCCGGAGCTCCCGAAGCTTCTGGAGGGCAGGCCGATGAAGCAGGATGTTGAGGTGGCTCCGACCATCGTAACGCCGTATATCAATGAGTTGTTTGGACATATGGTTCTTGGGAAGGTATTCCATGTGGTGTCAAGTCCAGATGGAGGGCTTCGAACACCAGTGCCGGCCCGGGAAGCGACACCAGATGTTCAGATCAAGATGGAGTGCAATGTTCCTGGGAGGCGCCGAGGGACCACACAATTTTTACCTCTCGACGTTACTGATGCAATCCAAGTTGGCGACACCATCTCTACTCCACACGACGATGAAAGCACAAACAccaagtggaagaaggaagagggggtgaCCGACTCGCGCTGGTTCGGTCTGGTCCAAAAGGTTTACAAAGCCAAAGATGGCGCCCGAAGCTTCGATGTCACGTGGCTATACCGACCTGCAGAGACGCCGTGTTGTTTGATGCGATACCCTTGGCCGAACGAGCTATTCCTGAGCGATCATTGTACATGTGAGGAGGGCAAGCATGCCAGGGTTAAAGAGCACGAGGTCATGGCTGTCCACAAAGCCAACTGGTTCGGCAGCCCAGAGACCAGCGGTGACGACTTTTTTGTTCGGCACACTTACATTGTGGAACACCGACGCTGGGTATCACTGCAAGAGTCGCACATCAGATGCTCTCATGGGTCGGAGAAGCTCGGTTACAAATCGGGCGACACAGTCCTGGTACTGTTGAACTTGTCGGACAAATATACGGAACCTTGTGAGATTGTCAAGGTGTTCAAACAAGGCAAGACCATATTCGTGCGGCTCCGGAGGCTCCTCAGGCGCGGGGAGGTCGACTCTGTGGTCAAgaacgccgccgccaacgagCTCGTCTATACGGACAAgtttgtggtgatgaagCCTGACAGAATCACAGGGAGATGTCAAGTGCGCGTCTTCGAGGCTGATTCACCTATTCCAAGCCCATACAATCGCGGCGGAACTGGGAATCTCTTCTATATCACCCACCAACTTGACGGCACTCGACAAAAGGTTGTTCCTCTTGGCAACATACCTTTGACCCTGCGTCAGGGCTTTGATCCAAGGGCAGACAATGTCCGCAAGCTGCGGGGAATGGACTTGTTCTGTGGGAGTGGTAACCTGGGACGAGGtcttgaggatggtggcgcCATTGAAATGCGTTGGGCTGCCGATACTTGGGACAAGGCTATCCATACCTATATGGCCAACGCCCCTGACCAAGACATTGTGCATCCTTTCTATGGCTCGGTGGATGACCTTCTACGGCTAGCTCTGGAGGGAAAGTTCTCGGATAATGTTCCTCGACCAGGCGATGTGGAAGTCATCTCAGCGGGCAGCCCCTGCCCTGGGTTCTCACTGTTGACCATAGACAAGAAGGACCTCAAGCAAACAAAGAACCAGTCCATGGTGGCGTCCTTTGCGGCCTTTATCGATTTTTATCGCCCAAAGTACGCTGTTCTCGAAAACGTCGCCTCGATCGTCCAAGCACACCAAAACCGAAGCCAAGACACGCTGTCCCAGCTGTTCTGTGCAGTCATCGGCCTGGGTTACCAAGCTCAGCTGGTGAATGGGGATGCCTGGACCCACGGTGCGCCCCAGTCGCGTAACCGGGTGTTTCTCCTCATTGCAACCCCCGACGTGCGCTTGCCTGAAGCACCCGCACCCTCACATTCCCACTATCCGGGGACAAAACAGCGGGGTATTGGGAAACTGTGCAATGGCGAGGCTTATGTCCGGCGATTTCTTGATATTCCCACGCCGTTCAAGTACACCAGCTCGTCCGAGGCGACGGCAGATCTGCCCGACATTATCGATGGCATGGTGGATGCTTGCGTATCTCACCCGGAGCACCGTCTAACTATAGGCTTCACCGGAACTATTCGACAGCAGGTGGCTGTAATTCCCATTTTCCCCCACGGCATGAATTTCGTCAAGACGTGGAATGGCGGAAATGGggtgatgacggcggcggacAGGGAGCTGTTCCCCAGTGGTGAGGGCACGATGCGCGGTCGGGTTGCCAGCACCGCACAGGGGTGGTCAAGACTTGCGCCGAACCTTACGTTCCCTACCATCACGACGGCGTTGGACCCTCGGGACGCGAGGACCGCGAACGGCTTGCATTGGAGGGAGAGCAGGCCCTTTACCTTGGCAGAGGCTCGAAGGGCGCAGGGGTtttcggaggaggaggtgctgctggggaggcAGTCGGATAAGTGGAAGTTGGTGGGGAATAGTGTGTCGAGGCACATGGCGGTGGCGTTGGGGCTGAAGTTTCGGGAAGCCTGGACGGGGTgtttgggggatgatggtcgggggaggagggagggtaCGATGGAGACAAGTGTTGAGGATGCAGTGGAAGAGCAGCtcaggagggaggagtgggaggagatggcggggttggtggctacgaatgttgatgaggtggagggcgTGGAGATTAACGGGTATGGTAACCGGGTTTTGTCTGAGGAGACGGTtaagggggggtgggggggcaT CAAGATTCAGcaggttgggagggtgatggtggctcGAATGGCGGAGAGAGCTTCTACTGCGGGCAGTTCTAAGGTTGCTCAGAGCGAGTCGGACAATGCGGTGCAGTCGCTTCCTTCGCCGTGTACATCACCGGAGAAGTCGCCGGGTCCGACGATTGTGCGGATTtcgggggatgatggacaTTGA
- the NAB3 gene encoding nuclear polyadenylated RNA-binding protein 3 (COG:A; EggNog:ENOG503NVSM), which yields MSEQSPEIVAAASLSPLSPKPISVQIQSNSVVPMLQDQAATADTAMSGIIVDPGLETPDAPAPVSDTIVVAGDSSDFHDDSDGSIDYGEEDEAAEKPSATSDGAADAPPDNDEYARSFDSPVDPQSSSSEAGAGEPQPDVSEEAAASNSMNDQVTSAPAQAPAPAVIAHHEDRLPPPASSTATQPNVNSWPTLTSIENEPPSQSSGPETSSPSDAPTSTPNNKSAAASAEAADIQKLVDDITARATATVTSADTPSSVSAPLISGPLPPSLPPKPLLSAQPHAYQPRGPNPTHNHNHPLGPYRHSLDSMEPPASAPGAAGAGYAASFSNHAWDTFVNDERTYTSEQNWDRFPEGARIFVGNLSSDRVSKKEVFAVFSKYGRLAQISMKSAYGFVQYHNVSEAQAALEACQDMELGGRRIHLEISRRQKKKGGDDRGHSPDRRGGPRGMANDRLDLNNQPRDPGWKRTNDHRRSASPRRDDPRGFYARDRDNGPMSHDRRRSRSPRRSRFGSESYRRRSPSPHHRTPSDVDRLDIPRRYGNDVPDVQILLLQDLDRPFVDWVQNALHAHGLKTAVMHLNPRFPRNTIVQRQVLEGVHAIIDLDQKSRDSGLISLQLFIRNTGTGSNIRFESYNSLNPELAGGLVMREKTRVVHAPPPPPPPHVAAYPPTYQPPPVAAPTAPYQSPIVPPPATGYQSYPPASSIPQAAPAPPATPIDNDYLRSLLTGLQTQQQSQQQTAAARAPAPQIDINALLGSLQGGVPQQAPPQQYGVPQPPQFQGAAGYYGGGQNAVAPTPVALGNNAHIQNIMENLKRASGSK from the exons ATGTCGGAACAGTCGCCCGAAATTGTGGCCGCCGCCAGTCTGAGTCCCCTCTCGCCCAAGCCCATCTCTGTCCAGATCCAGAGCAATTCTGTGGTGCCCATGCTCCAGGACCAAGCAGCTACCGCTGACACAGCCATGTCCGGCATTATCGTGGATCCCGGTCTAGAGACTCCGGATGCCCCTGCGCCAGTCTCCGATACTATCGTAGTGGCCGGTGACTCGTCGGACTTCCACGATGATAGCGACGGCAGCATTGACTAcggtgaagaggacgaggccgCCGAGAAGCCCTCTGCCACCTCTGACGGTGCTGCCGATGCTCCTCCCGACAATGATGAGTATGCAAGAAGCTTTGATTCGCCTGTCGACCCCCAGAGCTCGAGTAGCGaggctggcgctggcgagCCTCAGCCTGATGTATcagaggaggctgccgctTCCAATTCCATGAATGACCAAGTCACATCTGCACCTGCTcaagctccagctccagctgtCATTGCCCATCATGAAGatcgccttcctccacccGCATCGTCGACAGCAACCCAGCCTAATGTCAACAGCTGGCCAACGCTCACATCCATTGAGAATGAGCCACCTTCCCAGTCCAGCGGCCCCGAAACTTCCAGTCCATCAGACGCACCGACgtccacccccaacaacaagtCCGCTGCTGCATCTGCTGAGGCCGCTGACATCCAAAAGCTGGTAGACGACATCACTGCTCGAGCCACTGCTACTGTCACGTCTGCAGATACCCCATCATCCGTATCCGCCCCTTTGATTTCAggcccccttcccccatcACTGCCCCCCAAGCCATTATTATCGGCTCAACCACATGCCTATCAGCCACGTGGTCCCAATCCCAcgcacaaccacaaccacccgtTAGGACCTTATAGACATTCGCTTGACTCCATGGAGCCACCAGCCTCGGCTCCTGGAGCGGCTGGCGCCGGTTACgcagcctccttctccaaccatGCCTGGGATACCTTCGTTAACGACGAGAGGACGTATACCTCGGAACAAAACTGGGATAGGTTCCCCGAAGGCGCCCGTATCTTTGTCG GCAATCTCTCCAGCGATCGGGTATCAAAGAAGGAGGTGTTCGCCGTGTTCAGCAAGTACGGCAGACTAGCGCAGATTTCCATGAAGAGCGCCTATGGTTTTGTGCAGTACCACAACGTTTCTGAAGCCCAGGCCGCACTGGAGGCATGTCAGGACATGGAGCTTGGTGGCCGCCGTATTC ACCTCGAAATATCCCGTcgtcaaaagaaaaagggtggAGATGACAGAGGGCACTCGCCAGATCGACGCGGTGGTCCTCGTGGCATGGCAAATGACAGGCTCGACTTGAACAACCAGCCGAGAGACCCTGGTTGGAAGAGAACCAATGACCACCGCCGCTCCGCCTCGCCCCGCCGAGACGACCCTCGCGGCTTCTATGCTCGAGATCGCGACAACGGTCCAATGTCACACGACCGTCGCCGGTCCCGGTCGCCGCGGCGCAGCCGTTTTGGCAGTGAATCCTACAGACGAAGAAGTCCCAGTCCACATCACCGCACCCCATCGGATGTAGACCGCCTCGACATCCCTCGCCGCTACGGCAACGATGTTCCAGACGTCCAGatcctgctcctccaagaTCTGGACCGGCCCTTTGTTGACTGGGTACAGAACGCTCTCCATGCCCATGGCCTCAAGACAGCCGTGATGCATCTCAACCCTCGCTTTCCCCGCAATACAATCGTGCAGCGCCAGGTGCTCGAAGGTGTTCATGCCATTATTGACCTAGACCAGAAATCCCGTGACTCGGGATTGATATCACTGCAACTGTTCATCCGCAACACAGGCACGGGGAGCAATATCCGGTTTGAGAGTTACAACTCGCTGAACCCGGAACTGGCGGGTGGGCTGGTcatgagggagaagacgagAGTCGTGcatgctcctccaccacctccaccgccccatGTCGCGGCATATCCTCCAACTTaccagcctcctcctgttgctgctccCACTGCTCCTTATCAGAGTCCCATTGTTCCACCGCCTGCCACCGGATATCAGAGCTATCCTCCAGCGTCATCCATTCCACaagctgctcctgctcctcctgctaCGCCTATTGATAATGATTATTTGAGGTCTCTGTTGACCGGTCTCCAAACCCAGCAGCAGTCGCAACAGcagactgctgctgccagggCACCTGCTCCACAGATTGATATCAATGCGTTGCTTGGGTCTTTGCAGGGTGGTGTACCGCAGCAAGCACCACCGCAACAGTATGGGGtgccacaaccaccacagttCCAGGGAGCAGCAGGGTACTACGGCGGTGGGCAAAATGCGGTTGCACCGACGCCGGTGGCATTGGGGAACAATGCGCATATTCAGAACATTATGGAGAATCTCAAGAGGGCTTCGGGAAGTAAGtag